The Stenotrophomonas rhizophila genome has a window encoding:
- a CDS encoding YceI family protein, protein MNIKLTSPAAVAAALAGLMATAPVLAADYVQVANNGSTLVFATKYDGEVFTGSFPGFSTKVSFDPVDPAAGTLDVTIPLAGATSGNSDRDSTLQGAEFFNVAKFATARYTAKGFTRSGDKYVANGTLELRGVSKPVTFTFEWKPGPNPVLTGKATVKRLDFGVGGGDDWKDTRNIPDDTAISTVVKLQAK, encoded by the coding sequence ATGAACATCAAGCTCACCTCCCCCGCCGCCGTGGCTGCCGCGCTGGCCGGCCTGATGGCCACCGCCCCGGTGCTGGCCGCCGACTACGTGCAGGTTGCCAACAATGGCTCCACGTTGGTTTTTGCCACCAAATATGACGGTGAAGTGTTCACGGGAAGCTTCCCCGGCTTCTCAACCAAGGTCAGCTTCGATCCGGTCGACCCCGCCGCCGGCACGCTGGACGTGACCATTCCACTGGCCGGCGCAACGTCGGGCAACAGCGACCGCGATTCGACGCTGCAGGGTGCGGAATTCTTCAATGTGGCCAAGTTCGCCACCGCCCGATACACCGCCAAAGGCTTCACCAGGAGCGGTGACAAGTACGTGGCCAATGGCACGCTGGAACTGCGCGGGGTGAGCAAGCCGGTCACCTTCACCTTCGAATGGAAGCCCGGTCCCAACCCGGTGCTGACCGGCAAGGCCACGGTCAAGCGCCTGGACTTCGGCGTGGGCGGCGGTGACGACTGGAAGGACACCAGGAACATCCCGGACGACACCGCGATCAGCACCGTGGTCAAGCTGCAGGCGAAGTAA
- a CDS encoding alpha/beta fold hydrolase: MRILAAALLACLPLTSFAADTYDARLQAFDYGWPVKTFSFDSQRQPLEMAYLDVAPAGRQVGTVVLLHGKNFCAGTWRDAITALSSAGYRVIAPDQIGFCKSSKPLRYQYSFGQLAANTQALLAHLKLDSTKVDLVGHSMGGMLAARFALMYPQQLRQLALVNPIGLEDWKAKGVPWRSVDAWYANELNTSFDSIKKYQLDVYYSGQWTPEFEHWARMQAGMYAGPGKQAVAWSQALTSDMVFNQPVVHELANIRVPTTLFIGQKDRTAIGRDLAPPALKAALGDYPALGKAAAAAIPGATLVSFDDLGHSPQVQDPSRFNAALLKALKGG, from the coding sequence ATGCGCATCCTGGCCGCCGCCCTGCTTGCCTGCCTGCCCCTGACCTCGTTCGCCGCCGACACCTACGACGCGCGCCTGCAGGCCTTCGACTACGGTTGGCCGGTCAAGACCTTCAGCTTCGATTCGCAGCGCCAGCCGCTGGAAATGGCCTACCTGGACGTGGCGCCTGCCGGCCGCCAGGTCGGCACGGTGGTGCTGTTGCACGGCAAGAATTTCTGCGCGGGCACCTGGCGTGATGCCATCACCGCGTTGAGCAGCGCCGGCTACCGGGTGATTGCCCCGGACCAGATCGGCTTCTGCAAATCGAGCAAGCCACTGCGCTACCAGTATTCCTTCGGCCAGCTGGCCGCCAACACGCAGGCGCTGTTGGCGCATCTCAAACTGGACTCCACCAAAGTCGACCTGGTCGGCCATTCGATGGGCGGCATGCTGGCCGCGCGGTTCGCGCTGATGTATCCGCAGCAGCTGCGCCAGCTGGCCCTGGTCAATCCGATCGGCCTGGAAGACTGGAAGGCCAAGGGCGTACCCTGGCGCAGCGTGGATGCGTGGTATGCCAACGAACTGAACACCAGCTTCGACAGCATCAAGAAGTACCAGCTTGACGTCTACTACAGCGGCCAGTGGACGCCGGAGTTCGAGCACTGGGCACGCATGCAGGCCGGGATGTATGCCGGCCCCGGCAAGCAGGCCGTGGCCTGGAGCCAGGCGCTGACCTCGGACATGGTGTTCAACCAGCCGGTCGTGCATGAGCTGGCCAACATCCGCGTGCCGACCACGCTGTTCATCGGCCAGAAGGACCGCACCGCCATCGGGCGTGACCTGGCCCCGCCTGCATTGAAAGCTGCGCTGGGCGACTACCCTGCCCTGGGCAAGGCTGCCGCCGCCGCGATCCCCGGCGCGACGCTGGTGAGCTTCGACGACCTGGGGCATTCGCCGCAGGTGCAGGACCCGTCGCGGTTCAACGCGGCGTTGTTGAAGGCGTTGAAGGGCGGGTGA
- a CDS encoding YceI family protein — protein sequence MTKRLTLALLLCTAPWAASAAPDTYRLDPVHTRVLFAVEHAGFSQALGTVSGSEGVLAFDPDDWSSATLTVSVPLQRLDLGDDKWNKAALARNLLDAERHPEARFLSTRIEPVDATHARVIGELTLRGVSHEVALDVTLNAVKRHPMPPFRRTAGFSATATLSRSAFGVDAWPSMIGDQVQLRIEAEALRDRSATDPQDTPSVDPPGTPEPIDDSDTPSTSPARKRSP from the coding sequence GTGACCAAGCGCCTGACCCTTGCCCTGCTGTTGTGTACCGCCCCCTGGGCGGCGAGCGCCGCGCCCGATACCTACCGCCTCGACCCGGTGCATACACGGGTGCTGTTCGCGGTGGAGCACGCCGGTTTCTCGCAGGCACTGGGCACCGTCTCGGGCAGCGAAGGCGTGCTTGCCTTCGATCCCGACGACTGGAGCAGCGCCACGCTCACGGTCAGCGTGCCGCTGCAACGCCTGGATCTTGGCGATGACAAATGGAACAAGGCCGCGCTGGCGCGCAACCTGCTCGATGCCGAGCGCCATCCCGAGGCCCGGTTCCTTTCCACCCGCATCGAACCAGTCGATGCCACCCATGCGCGGGTGATCGGTGAGCTGACCCTGCGCGGGGTCAGCCACGAGGTCGCGCTTGATGTCACGCTCAACGCCGTCAAGCGCCACCCGATGCCGCCATTCCGCCGTACTGCCGGGTTTTCAGCCACCGCCACCCTGAGCCGAAGCGCGTTCGGGGTGGATGCGTGGCCGTCGATGATCGGCGACCAGGTCCAGCTGCGCATCGAAGCCGAAGCCCTTCGCGACCGCAGTGCCACCGATCCGCAGGACACACCGTCCGTCGACCCGCCGGGAACTCCGGAACCGATCGACGACTCCGACACTCCCTCTACTTCGCCAGCCCGGAAGCGCTCGCCATGA
- a CDS encoding hybrid sensor histidine kinase/response regulator gives MALSARGWRAGIVLLALALYAVPSALWAAGTSAETPRMRRLGAAEGMPSRMVLALAQDRQGYIWAATDDGLARIDGVGLRVWRNEPDDPGSLPGNEIETLLVDPLDRVWVGSNGVGLSMLGPGRERFERFPDIDQHCEGQFWSLAYAGKALWIGTNRHGICRREEDGTLVRYQANAADPAALPDDTIYSLLSDPEGHVWVGTGSGVARWDGRGFTRIAPAVLGGKSVFRLTRDPDGTVWAGTEGGLFRISPDGDARPAPWKVGADVRAASVLHDRNGGYWLGTADGLYRGDDAQLRLLAGDGGSGFLTERSGVLDMLQDHEGGLWVAMLTQGLAYLPPDWKRFSTWYQLDGKPLDSAYLLGAAAAGNDYYVAGAHGVYRLDAGGSLHQIATEKQIGVGAVRSVLPRADGALWLGRAGRLGLFQPKTGQLREWKIGGGADVRQRIELIREAPNGDLWMSITNYGVQRRDAQGKLLDDIRIGDGRGLVDVPVEQMLFDPRGGLWIMGDMGETGEMGLLRWQKDRFERVPGIAAGNLFDMAWVSADEVWMARSGALERYRWDGLSMTLRERVGAAQGMPPVSMGGIALGRNGQVWATTTRGLVCWHSRERRLRLYGEKDGLPDREFSGRPPVVGADGRVLAVTATGLVGFDPDAADTPLPPSQLVIDNIQVRRDDAEGQQSLPVNAPLLLGPGDRDLIISARLLSYASPMGNRYRYRVSGYDQNWVMQNADGERLLSRLPPGQYAIDVQAAPPHGEWTPSRTITVQVQPPWWRSSWAVLGYVVLWLLLVAAVAAFARARLRRRQQWHLTVHKQQIAEQASQAKSRFLATLGHEVRTPMTGVLGMSELLLATPLDELQRGYAASIQHAGTHLLRLVNDALDLARIEAGRLELDIRPFDLMSMLAQVETLMEPMAHHRGLAFERSFNLPGPVQVSGDEMRVRQILMNLLGNAIKFTEHGHVGLGIELVPGGSGIELEVTDTGPGINQDQQQRLFHRFEQADGPRTASRYGGSGLGLAICQELAVAMGGRIAIDSAPGQGARFTVHLPLPWTVRQRPAADAPLHGAPIALPPLRILLVEDDATVADVIAGLLQARGHTVVHALHGLAALSEVAAGRFDIGLLDLDLPALDGIAIAGQLRAMGYALPLIAVTARSDAYAEQQVLAAGFDGFLRKPVTGDLLVAAIAQACATRRSPPGMVTSP, from the coding sequence ATGGCGTTGAGCGCGCGCGGTTGGCGGGCAGGCATCGTGCTGCTGGCACTGGCGTTGTATGCGGTGCCGTCGGCGTTGTGGGCCGCAGGGACATCGGCAGAGACACCGCGCATGCGCCGCCTCGGTGCCGCCGAAGGCATGCCCTCGCGCATGGTGCTTGCCCTGGCGCAGGACCGGCAGGGCTATATCTGGGCCGCCACCGATGATGGCCTGGCCCGCATCGACGGCGTTGGCCTGCGGGTCTGGCGCAATGAACCCGACGATCCCGGCTCGCTGCCGGGCAACGAGATTGAGACGCTGCTGGTCGACCCGCTGGATCGGGTCTGGGTGGGCAGCAACGGCGTTGGCCTGAGCATGCTCGGGCCTGGCCGCGAACGCTTCGAGCGGTTCCCAGACATCGACCAGCATTGCGAGGGGCAGTTCTGGTCGCTGGCGTATGCGGGCAAGGCCTTGTGGATCGGCACCAACCGCCATGGCATCTGCCGGCGGGAAGAGGACGGGACGCTGGTCCGCTACCAGGCCAACGCGGCCGATCCGGCAGCGCTTCCCGACGACACCATCTACAGCCTGCTGTCCGATCCTGAAGGCCATGTCTGGGTGGGTACCGGCAGCGGCGTGGCGCGCTGGGACGGCCGCGGCTTCACCCGGATCGCCCCGGCGGTGCTGGGCGGCAAAAGCGTGTTCCGGTTGACCCGCGACCCCGATGGCACGGTGTGGGCCGGTACCGAGGGCGGGCTGTTCCGGATCAGTCCGGACGGCGACGCGCGCCCGGCACCGTGGAAGGTGGGCGCCGATGTGCGTGCCGCCTCGGTGCTGCATGATCGCAATGGCGGCTACTGGCTGGGCACGGCCGACGGCCTGTATCGCGGCGATGATGCCCAGCTGCGCCTGCTGGCCGGCGATGGCGGCAGCGGATTCCTGACCGAACGCAGCGGCGTGCTGGACATGCTGCAGGACCACGAGGGGGGACTGTGGGTGGCCATGCTGACCCAGGGTCTGGCCTACCTCCCTCCGGACTGGAAGCGTTTCTCCACCTGGTACCAGCTCGATGGAAAACCCCTGGACAGTGCGTACCTGCTCGGGGCCGCTGCGGCAGGCAACGACTATTACGTCGCCGGGGCGCATGGGGTGTACCGGTTGGATGCGGGCGGAAGCCTGCACCAGATAGCCACTGAGAAGCAGATCGGCGTGGGAGCGGTCAGGTCGGTGTTGCCGCGCGCCGATGGTGCGCTCTGGCTCGGTCGGGCCGGAAGGCTGGGGCTGTTCCAGCCAAAGACCGGACAGCTGCGGGAGTGGAAGATCGGAGGCGGCGCTGATGTGCGCCAACGCATCGAGCTGATCCGCGAAGCGCCCAACGGTGATCTGTGGATGTCGATCACCAACTACGGCGTGCAGCGCCGCGACGCGCAGGGCAAGCTGCTCGACGACATCCGCATCGGTGACGGCCGCGGCCTGGTCGATGTGCCGGTGGAGCAGATGCTGTTCGATCCGCGCGGCGGGCTGTGGATCATGGGCGACATGGGCGAAACGGGCGAGATGGGGCTGCTGCGGTGGCAGAAGGACCGCTTTGAACGCGTGCCCGGCATTGCGGCCGGCAACCTCTTCGACATGGCCTGGGTCAGTGCCGATGAGGTCTGGATGGCGCGCAGTGGCGCACTGGAGCGCTACCGGTGGGACGGGCTCAGCATGACGCTGCGGGAACGGGTCGGTGCCGCGCAGGGAATGCCGCCGGTGTCGATGGGGGGTATCGCGCTTGGCCGTAACGGCCAGGTGTGGGCCACCACCACGCGTGGCCTGGTGTGCTGGCATTCCCGCGAACGTCGGCTGCGGCTGTACGGCGAGAAGGACGGGCTGCCCGATCGGGAATTCAGCGGACGCCCACCCGTGGTCGGTGCCGACGGCCGGGTGCTGGCCGTCACCGCGACCGGGTTGGTGGGTTTCGACCCGGATGCAGCAGACACGCCGCTGCCGCCTTCGCAACTGGTCATCGACAACATCCAGGTACGCCGCGACGATGCCGAAGGCCAGCAGTCGCTGCCGGTCAACGCGCCGCTGCTGCTGGGCCCGGGCGATCGCGATCTGATCATCTCGGCGCGCCTGCTGTCCTATGCCAGCCCGATGGGCAACCGCTACCGCTACCGCGTGTCCGGCTATGACCAGAACTGGGTGATGCAGAACGCCGATGGCGAACGCCTGCTGTCGCGGTTGCCGCCAGGCCAGTACGCCATCGACGTGCAGGCCGCTCCGCCGCATGGGGAATGGACACCCTCACGCACGATCACCGTGCAGGTACAGCCACCGTGGTGGCGCAGCAGCTGGGCCGTGCTGGGCTACGTGGTGCTGTGGCTGCTGCTGGTGGCCGCCGTGGCGGCGTTTGCCCGCGCCCGTCTGCGCCGCCGCCAGCAATGGCATCTGACCGTGCACAAGCAGCAGATCGCCGAACAGGCGTCGCAGGCCAAGAGCCGGTTCCTTGCCACGCTCGGCCATGAGGTGCGTACCCCCATGACCGGCGTGCTGGGCATGAGCGAACTGCTGCTGGCCACGCCACTGGACGAGCTGCAGCGCGGCTACGCCGCGTCCATCCAGCACGCCGGTACCCATCTGCTGCGGCTGGTCAATGACGCGTTGGACCTGGCCCGGATCGAAGCGGGGCGGCTGGAACTGGACATCCGGCCGTTTGACCTGATGTCGATGCTGGCCCAGGTCGAAACGCTCATGGAACCGATGGCGCATCACCGCGGGCTGGCCTTCGAGCGCAGCTTCAACCTGCCCGGCCCGGTGCAGGTCAGTGGCGACGAGATGCGCGTGCGCCAGATCCTGATGAACCTGCTGGGCAATGCGATCAAGTTCACCGAACACGGCCATGTCGGTCTGGGCATCGAGCTGGTGCCGGGCGGGAGCGGTATCGAGCTGGAGGTCACCGATACCGGGCCAGGCATCAACCAGGACCAGCAGCAGCGCCTGTTCCACCGTTTCGAACAGGCGGACGGCCCGCGGACGGCGTCCCGCTATGGCGGCAGTGGCCTGGGCCTGGCGATCTGCCAGGAACTGGCCGTGGCGATGGGCGGACGCATCGCCATCGACTCCGCGCCTGGACAGGGTGCCCGCTTCACCGTGCACCTGCCGTTGCCGTGGACCGTGCGCCAGCGGCCCGCTGCGGATGCGCCGCTGCATGGCGCGCCGATTGCCCTGCCACCGTTGCGGATCCTGCTGGTGGAAGACGATGCCACCGTAGCTGACGTCATTGCCGGCCTGCTGCAGGCCCGCGGACACACGGTGGTGCATGCCCTGCACGGGTTGGCGGCGTTGTCGGAAGTGGCTGCCGGACGTTTCGACATCGGCCTGCTTGACCTGGACCTGCCCGCGCTGGATGGCATCGCCATCGCCGGGCAGCTGCGCGCCATGGGCTACGCGCTGCCGCTGATCGCGGTGACGGCGCGCTCGGATGCCTATGCCGAACAGCAGGTGCTGGCGGCCGGGTTCGATGGCTTCCTGCGCAAGCCGGTGACCGGCGACCTGCTGGTGGCCGCGATCGCGCAGGCGTGTGCCACCCGCCGCAGCCCGCCCGGGATGGTGACCTCTCCATAG
- a CDS encoding L-serine ammonia-lyase translates to MAVSTFDVFKIGIGPSSSHTVGPMKAAERFVHRWLLDPGCLQDVVRIRADVYGSLALTGRGHGTDKAVLLGLEGQRPNLIDPDIIPGTLERIRSSKRIRLMGTHEIAFDEKRDLGLNKRQKLPYHTNGMRFTAYDAQDQVIATRDYYSVGGGFVVNQDDAADDRIVPDETPLPYPFKSGDELLAQTARSGLSIAQLMFENEKCWRSEDEIRDQLREIWDAMQQCCARGIRQEGTLPGGLHVSRRAPALYRELSSKPEAAMRDPLTTLDWVNLYALAVNEENAAGGRVVTAPTNGAAGVLPAVLHYFDRFCPGANEQRVFDFLLTSAAIGILYKENASISGAEVGCQGEVGVACSMAAGGLVAALGGNPSQIENAAEIGMEHNLGLTCDPIGGLVQIPCIERNAMGAVKAINASRMAMRGDGKHKVSLDKVIKTMRDTGRDMQDKYKETSRGGLAVNVIEC, encoded by the coding sequence ATGGCTGTCAGCACGTTCGACGTTTTCAAGATCGGCATTGGCCCGAGCTCCTCGCACACCGTAGGACCGATGAAGGCCGCCGAACGCTTCGTGCACCGCTGGCTGCTGGACCCGGGCTGCCTGCAGGACGTGGTGCGCATCCGCGCCGACGTGTATGGCTCGCTGGCGTTGACCGGCCGCGGCCATGGCACTGACAAGGCCGTGCTGCTGGGCCTGGAAGGCCAGCGACCGAACCTGATCGATCCGGACATCATTCCCGGCACGCTCGAGCGGATCCGCAGCAGCAAGCGCATCCGGTTGATGGGCACCCATGAGATCGCCTTCGACGAGAAGCGCGACCTGGGCCTGAACAAGCGCCAGAAGCTGCCCTACCACACCAATGGCATGCGCTTCACCGCGTACGACGCGCAGGACCAGGTGATCGCCACGCGCGACTACTACTCGGTGGGCGGTGGCTTCGTGGTGAACCAGGACGACGCGGCCGATGACCGCATCGTGCCCGATGAAACCCCGCTGCCCTATCCGTTCAAGAGCGGCGACGAGCTGCTGGCGCAGACCGCACGTAGTGGGCTGAGCATTGCCCAGCTGATGTTCGAGAACGAGAAGTGCTGGCGCAGCGAAGACGAGATCCGCGACCAGCTGCGCGAGATCTGGGACGCGATGCAGCAATGCTGCGCCCGGGGCATCCGCCAGGAAGGCACCCTGCCCGGTGGCCTGCATGTGTCGCGTCGCGCCCCGGCGCTGTACCGCGAGCTTTCATCCAAGCCGGAAGCGGCCATGCGCGACCCGCTCACCACGCTGGACTGGGTCAACCTGTACGCGCTGGCGGTCAACGAAGAGAACGCGGCCGGTGGCCGCGTCGTCACCGCGCCGACCAATGGTGCGGCCGGCGTGTTGCCGGCGGTGCTGCATTACTTCGACCGCTTCTGCCCCGGCGCCAACGAACAGCGCGTGTTCGATTTCCTGCTCACCTCGGCCGCGATCGGCATCCTGTACAAGGAAAACGCCTCGATTTCCGGTGCCGAAGTCGGCTGCCAGGGCGAAGTGGGCGTGGCCTGCTCGATGGCCGCCGGCGGCCTGGTCGCAGCGCTGGGTGGCAATCCCAGCCAGATCGAGAACGCCGCCGAAATCGGCATGGAACACAACCTGGGCCTGACCTGCGACCCGATCGGCGGGCTGGTGCAGATTCCCTGCATCGAGCGCAATGCGATGGGCGCGGTGAAGGCGATCAACGCCTCGCGCATGGCCATGCGCGGCGACGGCAAGCACAAGGTGTCGCTGGACAAGGTGATCAAGACCATGCGCGATACCGGCCGCGACATGCAAGACAAGTACAAGGAAACCAGCCGCGGCGGGCTCGCGGTCAACGTCATCGAGTGCTGA
- a CDS encoding glutaredoxin family protein, whose translation MFILYQRDDCHLCDLALSVLAQARVPGLDSVFIDDDAALEARYGSRVPVLRDAQGRELDWPFDASTLSAWMSGHR comes from the coding sequence ATGTTCATCCTGTACCAGCGCGACGACTGCCACCTCTGCGACCTGGCCCTCTCGGTCCTGGCCCAGGCCCGGGTCCCCGGGCTGGACAGTGTGTTCATTGATGATGACGCGGCCCTGGAGGCCCGCTATGGCAGCCGGGTGCCGGTGCTGCGGGATGCGCAGGGGCGTGAGCTGGACTGGCCCTTCGATGCGTCCACCCTGTCGGCGTGGATGAGCGGGCACCGGTAG
- a CDS encoding homoserine dehydrogenase, which produces MSAVLPFARPAPRRLALLGTGTVGTAFVQRYQALEARGVELPQFSWLANSRTARACEQQPAQALERANDAARTAPALQPWAEAEGLQRGDVVVDATASDDVANWHEQWLARGVHVVTANKLGQGAQLARAQAIAGSGLDGGARYGDSATVGAGLPLLSSLRGLVAGGDRIHRVEGVLSGSLAWLFHHYDGQRPFSAWVREAAGAGYTEPDPRVDLSGEDVRRKLLILARASGIALRAEQVAVNSLVPDALAALPATEAIEQLALLDAPLQRHWEQARAQGGCLRFIGGFDHDGATVGLRIVPLDHPLAGGAETDNRVAIHSDRYNVQPLLIQGPGAGAGITAAALLDDVLSITRPSTPSTTPR; this is translated from the coding sequence ATGAGCGCGGTACTGCCTTTCGCGCGGCCGGCGCCACGTCGCTTGGCGTTGCTGGGTACGGGCACCGTTGGAACCGCGTTCGTGCAGCGCTACCAGGCGCTCGAGGCACGAGGCGTCGAGTTGCCGCAGTTCTCGTGGCTGGCCAACTCACGGACGGCACGCGCCTGCGAACAGCAGCCGGCGCAGGCCCTGGAGCGCGCCAACGATGCCGCGCGCACGGCGCCCGCGTTGCAACCCTGGGCCGAAGCCGAAGGTCTGCAACGCGGTGACGTGGTGGTGGACGCCACCGCCAGCGACGATGTGGCCAACTGGCATGAGCAGTGGCTGGCGCGCGGCGTGCACGTGGTAACCGCCAACAAGCTGGGGCAGGGCGCACAGCTGGCGCGTGCACAGGCCATCGCCGGCAGCGGACTGGACGGCGGCGCACGCTACGGCGACAGCGCCACCGTCGGCGCAGGGCTGCCGCTGCTGAGCAGCCTGCGCGGGCTGGTGGCCGGCGGCGACCGCATCCACCGGGTGGAAGGCGTGCTGTCGGGGTCGTTGGCGTGGCTGTTCCATCACTACGACGGTCAGCGCCCCTTCTCGGCGTGGGTGCGCGAGGCGGCGGGCGCCGGGTACACCGAGCCGGACCCGCGCGTGGACCTGTCCGGTGAGGACGTGCGCCGCAAACTCCTGATCCTTGCCCGCGCCAGCGGCATCGCGCTGCGCGCCGAACAGGTGGCCGTGAACTCGCTGGTCCCCGATGCACTGGCGGCGCTGCCGGCCACCGAGGCGATCGAACAGCTGGCCTTGCTGGACGCGCCGCTGCAGCGGCACTGGGAGCAGGCACGCGCGCAGGGCGGCTGCCTGCGCTTCATCGGCGGCTTCGACCACGACGGCGCCACGGTCGGGCTGCGGATCGTGCCGCTGGACCACCCGCTGGCCGGCGGTGCGGAGACCGACAACCGCGTGGCGATCCACAGCGACCGCTACAACGTGCAGCCGTTGTTGATCCAGGGGCCGGGTGCGGGGGCCGGGATCACCGCCGCCGCCTTGTTGGACGACGTGTTGTCGATCACCCGCCCTTCAACGCCTTCAACAACGCCGCGTTGA
- a CDS encoding cytochrome b, which yields MTTRNTRDRWGSVSQGLHWLIALLILLLGIVGLTMGELPRTPKYFWVYTAHKSLGITVLALVALRLGWRLYAGAPEPVPGTPTWQERIASATHWLLYVLMFALPLSGWVYDSASGLRPFRWFGLVDVPKLVAPNPGARDISHAIHEWGFWVLIAVVVAHAGAALYHHLFQRDATLARMLPQGWLASPQKD from the coding sequence ATGACGACCCGAAACACCCGTGACCGCTGGGGCAGTGTCAGCCAGGGACTGCACTGGCTGATCGCCCTGCTCATCCTCCTGCTCGGCATCGTCGGCCTGACCATGGGCGAACTGCCACGCACCCCGAAGTATTTCTGGGTCTACACCGCGCACAAATCGCTGGGCATCACCGTGCTGGCCCTGGTGGCGCTGCGCCTGGGCTGGCGCCTGTATGCCGGCGCGCCCGAACCGGTACCCGGCACCCCGACCTGGCAGGAACGCATCGCCTCGGCCACCCACTGGTTGCTGTACGTGCTGATGTTCGCGCTGCCGTTGTCGGGCTGGGTCTACGATTCGGCCAGTGGCCTGCGGCCGTTCCGCTGGTTCGGGCTGGTCGACGTGCCCAAGCTGGTCGCGCCCAACCCGGGCGCGCGCGACATTTCCCATGCCATCCATGAGTGGGGCTTCTGGGTGCTGATCGCCGTGGTGGTCGCCCATGCCGGCGCTGCCTTGTACCACCACCTTTTCCAACGCGATGCCACGCTTGCGCGCATGCTGCCGCAGGGCTGGCTCGCCTCCCCCCAGAAGGACTGA